The following is a genomic window from Nguyenibacter vanlangensis.
GACGCGCCGATGGCCAGCCTGCCGGTGGCGATCTATCAATATGCGGGGTCGGCGTATGACGACTGGGTGCAGTTGGCCTGGACGGGCGCGCTGCTGATCACGGCGGGGGTGCTGGTGCTGAACGTGGTGGTGCGGATGTGGCACCGGCGGCTGGGCGCGGGGCAGTAGGGCCATGGACGGTGCGCCGATGGGACATCAAGAAATGAGGGACGGGGTGATGCAGGACGTGCCGGCGGCGGATGCCGCGGCGCCGGCGCTTTCGGTGCGTGGGCTGGATTTCTGGTATGGGGCGCACCGGGCGCTGCGGGACATCACGCTGGATTTTCCGGCGCGGCGGGTGACGGGGATGATCGGCCCGTCGGGGTGCGGCAAGTCGACGCTGCTGCGGGTGCTGAACCGGATGTATGATTTGTATCCCGGGCAGCGGGCGACGGGGGAGGTGACGTTCGACGGGCGGAACATCCTGTCGCCGGAGATGGACCTGAACGTGCTGCGGTCGCGGATCGGGATGGTGTTCCAGAAGCCGACGCCGTTTCCGATGTCGATCTACGAGAACATCGCGTTCGGGGTGCGGCTGCACGAGACGCTGGGGCGGCCGGAGATGGATGCGCGGGTCGAGGACGTGCTGCGGCGGGTGGCGCTGTGGGGCGAGGTGAAGGACCGGCTGGGGACGTCGGCGACGGCGCTGTCGGGGGGGCAGCAGCAGCGGCTGTGCATTGCGCGGACGATTGCGACGCGGCCCGAGGTGATCCTGCTGGACGAGCCGACCAGCGCGCTGGACCCGATCTCGACGGCGCGGATCGAGGAATTGCTGGACGAGCTGAAGGCGGAGTTCACGATCGCGATCGTGACGCACAACATGCAGCAGGCGGCGCGCTGCGCGGACCGCGTGGCGTTCTTCTACCTGGGGGAACTGGTCGAGGTGGACAATGCCGACCGCATGTTCACCGCCCCGCGTGAGCGCCGCACCCAGGACTACATCACCGGCCGCTTCGGCTGACACGGGAAGGAGGGGCAGCGTGGTCAAGGAACAGGCGCATACCGTCAAGAGCTACGAGCAGGAGCTGACCCAGTTGCGCGGCATGACCAGCGCCATGGGCAGGCTGGTCGAGCGGCAGAGCGCGCTGGCGATCGCCGCGATCGTCGACAGGGACGAGCAGGCGTCGCGCGAGGCCCAGGCGCTGGACCCGCAGGTCGATGCGCTGGAACGCGACGTCGAGGCGCTGGCGATCCGGCTGCTG
Proteins encoded in this region:
- the pstB gene encoding phosphate ABC transporter ATP-binding protein PstB, translating into MRDGVMQDVPAADAAAPALSVRGLDFWYGAHRALRDITLDFPARRVTGMIGPSGCGKSTLLRVLNRMYDLYPGQRATGEVTFDGRNILSPEMDLNVLRSRIGMVFQKPTPFPMSIYENIAFGVRLHETLGRPEMDARVEDVLRRVALWGEVKDRLGTSATALSGGQQQRLCIARTIATRPEVILLDEPTSALDPISTARIEELLDELKAEFTIAIVTHNMQQAARCADRVAFFYLGELVEVDNADRMFTAPRERRTQDYITGRFG